The sequence GGGTTTCGGACAATGCCCCCCCAAATACCGTAAAGTCCTGGGCAAAAACGTAGACCAGCCGACCCTCGATCGTACCGTATCCCGTTACAACACCATCGCCCAGATAATGCTCCTTGTCCAGCCCGAAGTCGCGGGTGCGGTGCATGACGAATTTCCCGATTTCCTCAAATGACCCTTCATCTACGAGCAGTGCAATTCGTTCGCGTGCGGTCAGCTTTCCTTTGGCGTGTTGACTATCAATGCGTTTCTGTCCTCCACCAAGTTCGGCTTCGGTATTTTTTCGGGCCAGAATTTCTATTTTTGAGAGCTTGGCAGTTGAAGTGGAATCGGTATCGGGACGGGTTTCTGTTTGCATGGGGTTGATCGTTGCGAAAGCGAATTAGACAAAGTTAAATGTTCTTATCAATTCCAACGATTTTATGGAATTTTGTATCGTTATTTTGACCAATGTTTATTTACAGACCCGATGAAACAAGGACTCTACCTGTTCTTTTTTCTGCTCGTTACGCGATCCGTATCGGCTCAGGATTCGACAATCCATTATCAACACTCGACGGGCGTTATTCTAAAACTGGCTCCATTGTCTTTATTGCTCGATCCCGACGCAACCATTCAGGGGGCTGTTGAAGTTCGTATCAGTCGTCAAAATTCAGTTCAGGCCGAAATTGGCTACGGCCATAAAGGGTTATCGGTTACAACGGATCAGAAGAAAAACTTTGCGGATTGGTCGATCTGGCGCTTTCGATCGGAATGGCGTCACTACACCAACCACTACCGCACGAACAATCGGCAAAATATTCACTTTCGAAGCAATTTCCCTCTAGGCAATTACATCGCTGTTGAAGGATTTGCCAAACAGATCAATGCCACAAAAGAAGGTAGTTATTCGGCACTAAATGCCCAGGTTTCTCAGGAATCCATCAGTCGATTTGTGCTGGGTAGCCATGTAAAATGGGGACGTCAGATTGCCATCCCCGGTGAGTCAGTTAACAGTCTTTCCCGCATATTGCTGGATCTATACATTGGAGCTGGCTTGCGTTACGGTATTACGCAAACAACTCCCGATGAACGGCAATGTGGCTGTGGGTTTCTGCCCGATCGCTTTCAGCAAGGCCGTAGTCCTCAGCTAAGCGTAGCTGCCGGACTAAAAATTGGAATTGGTTTATAGCGTCCTGAAGTTGAGCTTTCAGGCTTTTTCGCCGACATTTGCTAAACTACTAGTTGTCTGATCTGTGCGAAAACGTTATCTGGGGCTGATTTTCCTTTCCATCCTTTCTCGAATCACTGACGCTCAAACCCTCGGTGGACAACGCGTTTTTTCGTTTCTGGATCTGCCCACAAACGCACGTGTTGCGGCCCTTGGCGGGCAGGTCGCTTCTGCCACTAAACCAGACGGCTCGTATCACCTCAATAACCCGGCACTGGCCGATTCAAGTAGGGATAATCAACTGGCTATTAGCCTGATGCCTTATCTGGCTGCCGCGAAGCATTACACCTTACAGTACGGTCTACCCATCTCATCTGGATTGGCGGACCGGCATGCCCGGTGGGGCATTGGGTTACAATACCTTAGCTATGGTCAGTTTAATCTGACCGATCCGGCTGGCAACTCGCTCGGCACATTCACTGCCAATGACTACGCGCTGAGTCTTACGCATGCCCGGACAGAAGGTAATTTTACGCTTGGTGCAACAATAAAAGCAGTCGGTTCAAGCATCGAGACCTATTCAGCATTTGGCATCCTGGCCGATCTGGGCGGTATCTGGCGGCATCCCGAACAGGACTTAACCTTCGGTCTGGTGGCTAAAAACGTCGGCTATCTCCTCAAAAATTACGGGCCTACCGGCGCTGATTTGCCTTTCGATTTACAGGCTGGGGTTACCGTAAAGCCCAAACACGCACCCATACGCCTGACCGTAACGGCTCACCATTTGCAACGCTTCGACATCAGCTATAACGATCCCAATTTGAACGTTCGTTATGATCTGAATGGCAATCTGATTTCACAAACGACGAGCGTAACGGAAAAAATAGCGCGCCATTTGAGTGTTGGTGCCGAACTTCTGGTTAGCCGGAATGTGCATTTACTCCTGGGCTATAATCACCAAAAACGCCAGGAAGGTAAAGTAGCAACGGGTAGCGGTGGGGCCGGTATTTCGTTTGGCGCTTCCGTACAGGCTCGTGGTTTCCAGCTTACCTATGCCCGATTCTCCTCGGTTCCCACAGCCGGAACCAGCCAGCTTTCCATACGCATTGATCTGGACCGGTTGCTACATTAATGATCCTTGAAAAGGTTTTCCCTAATCGCTTCAAGCTCAAGCAGATCAGGACCCTGGAAAAAGACCCGAATTGGTGCAAACTTAGGTTCGCAGCGATCCAACGTGCCGGTACTTATTGATGAGTACGCCCGTGGGCGTAACCTTCGTGCTGACCAAAGCCAGTTCGCACGGGTCCACACTGTCTGAAAAAAAACGTTTGCCCCGGCCCAGCAAAACCGGGTAGATCAGCAATACGACCTCGTCAACCAATCCCTGGTCGAGCAACACCGGCGTCAGTGTTGAACTTCCCCAGACAATCAGGTCATGGCCGTCTGTTGACTTGAGGCTACGAATACCCGCAATGATGTCCGTGCCTAAATCCATAAACGGGGCCCATTCCAGGCTGTCCGGTCGGTGGGTGGCGACGTATTTGGTCGCAGCATTCAGACCGTTGGCTATCGGAAAATTCCCGGCTTTGGGCCAGTAGTCGGACCACAAATCGTAGGTGTGACGGCCAAGCAACAGATCGAAGGGACTGCCCTGTGCCTCTTCAACGGCCTCTAAGCCTGCCGGACTTCGAAAAGGCATCGTCCAATTGCCATGCGTAAAGTTTTCGTCGTTTTCGTGCTGAATCACGCCGTCCAGCGAGATATGTTCCAGGATTCGGATCTTTCTCATGTTGTTTGCTATTCGTTTACTGTTTGCACAAAGTTAAAACGAACGATGTACTTGCATGAGGGGCAATCGCGACAATATGAGGGTGTTTTGTTATTAGTTTCAACTGTCAATCAGGGTAGATAGATGCTTGTCACTGCCTCGTAAAAATCCAATAAACTGTAGATTTCCAGCCATTTGAATCGTACCGGTACGATTCTACCTTAAACGTCTTCGGTAACTCTTCTATTTCAGCCTTCATTTTGTTGTTTTATCATGGTTCAGATAGGGGTCTGCGCAGTTCCGATTGTCAGCTATGAAACGTATTCATTAGCCACAAAAGCTTACCCTTTTAATTATCCTTGACCAGTATTCTCTTGGACAAAATAAAGTAAACGTTTATTTTAAACAAGAATTTAAAATAAGTGAAAACTTTTTTTGGACTTACACTGTATGTGTGTAGTCAACCGAGTTTACTTCATAGAAATGGGGTTGGCACGCCATTCAACGATTCATCTTGCTTATGGACGAAAACTATACGGGCTCGTCTGACCGGGATGCTTTTTATCCCTCTCTCACTCGTTCCAACCGATTCTGGCTGGCCTCCCTCCTTTTGTGTTTACTAACTGTCAGTCAACTGTTTGCACAAAAAACGATCATTCGGGGTAAAGTGATTAACGCACGTACCAATGCTGCGGTTGAGTTCTCAAACGTTCTGGTCGAAGGCTCAACAATGGGTACTCAATCCGACCTGAATGGGGCTTATGCACTGGAATTATCGCCAGGTACGATTACTCTCCGGGCCTCCTTTGTTGGCTATGCGCCGGAATCAAAAACTATCACCATCGATGGTTCGCAGAAAGTACTGGTGCTCAACTTCCGGTTGCAGCCGCAGCAAAAGAACCTGTCGGAGGTGACGGTTCGGGGGAAGCGCGAACGCTACCGGAATAAAGATAATCCGGCGGTTTTACTGATCGAAAAAGTGATCGCTCATAAGGGTCAGAACCGCAAGGAAGCACTTTCGTT comes from Spirosoma aureum and encodes:
- the porQ gene encoding type IX secretion system protein PorQ yields the protein MRKRYLGLIFLSILSRITDAQTLGGQRVFSFLDLPTNARVAALGGQVASATKPDGSYHLNNPALADSSRDNQLAISLMPYLAAAKHYTLQYGLPISSGLADRHARWGIGLQYLSYGQFNLTDPAGNSLGTFTANDYALSLTHARTEGNFTLGATIKAVGSSIETYSAFGILADLGGIWRHPEQDLTFGLVAKNVGYLLKNYGPTGADLPFDLQAGVTVKPKHAPIRLTVTAHHLQRFDISYNDPNLNVRYDLNGNLISQTTSVTEKIARHLSVGAELLVSRNVHLLLGYNHQKRQEGKVATGSGGAGISFGASVQARGFQLTYARFSSVPTAGTSQLSIRIDLDRLLH
- a CDS encoding dihydrofolate reductase family protein produces the protein MRKIRILEHISLDGVIQHENDENFTHGNWTMPFRSPAGLEAVEEAQGSPFDLLLGRHTYDLWSDYWPKAGNFPIANGLNAATKYVATHRPDSLEWAPFMDLGTDIIAGIRSLKSTDGHDLIVWGSSTLTPVLLDQGLVDEVVLLIYPVLLGRGKRFFSDSVDPCELALVSTKVTPTGVLINKYRHVGSLRT